Proteins from a genomic interval of Rickettsia sp. Oklahoma-10:
- a CDS encoding 2-oxoglutarate dehydrogenase E1 component translates to MNKYLKTTDFLFGGNAVFVEELYRQYLTNPASVDQTWLDFFSQVKDNNEYLFNKSTAKIIISDDTKTELLNNNLSAESLNSFKAKEMINAYRKHAHYLANLDPLGLEIRKTKNDLKLNIETFGFDSGQLEENINIRDEFVGTWNCKLSELVTKLDKIYTNSIGIEFEQVENVEEKTWLYNKLEHDVTFSSEDKKTILNDLVEVEGFEQYLHIKFPGAKRFSIEGGDASIVAMSKAIDLSMHQGVEEVVIGMAHRGRLNTLTKVVGKPYKAVIADFISGNTFPDELNVSGDVKYHLGYSSDRVIGDKKIHLSLADNPSHLEAVNPIVAGKVRAKQDILKDTKRNKVKAILVHGDAAFCGQGVVAESLAMSPLAAYDIGGILHFVINNQLGFTANATDIRASRYSTEFAKIIAAPILHVNGDDIEAVLKATNIAVEYRQKFGKDVVVEIVCYRKYGHNEGDEPMYTQGKMYNIIKRKPTPGNIYANKLVKSGIIDNNYFPKLKEEFKAKLDNEYEQAKSYKHEAHFLGGLWQGISRTLKSTAVTGINKEILQDLGSKLCEIPKNFAVNPKLVKLFDNRKASLTIDQTIDWATAEQLAFATLLNTGTYIRLTGQDSGRGTFSHRHSVLHHQIDDTTYIPLNNLSEKQAKYEVTNSNLSEYAALGFEYGYSLVNPKNLILWEAQFGDFANGAQIIFDQFISSSETKWLCMSGLVVLLPHAFEGQGPEHSSARLERFLQLAAADNMYVTYPTTPASIFHLLRRQILDDTRKPLIVMSPKSLLRHKYAVSKLDEIGENTTFLPVLDEVNKVDANNITKVILCSGKVYYDLLEMRGNNSNIAIIRLEQLYPFEKKVVASLLKKYNRTQEFIWCQEEPKNMGAWLYIVSHLNDALKEAGINNEFKYVGREESASPAVGSLQVHNKQQEKLLKAAIKV, encoded by the coding sequence ATGAACAAATATTTAAAAACAACAGACTTCTTATTTGGCGGGAATGCTGTTTTTGTTGAAGAGCTATATAGACAATATTTAACAAATCCCGCTTCAGTTGATCAAACTTGGCTAGACTTTTTTTCTCAGGTTAAAGACAATAATGAATATTTGTTTAATAAAAGTACAGCAAAAATAATTATCTCTGATGATACTAAAACAGAATTGTTAAATAATAATCTATCTGCTGAAAGCTTAAATAGTTTCAAAGCTAAAGAAATGATAAATGCTTATCGCAAGCATGCTCATTATTTAGCAAATCTTGACCCGCTTGGTCTTGAAATACGTAAAACAAAAAATGATTTAAAGCTTAATATCGAAACTTTTGGTTTTGATAGCGGTCAGCTAGAAGAAAATATTAATATTAGAGATGAATTTGTGGGTACTTGGAACTGCAAATTATCTGAATTAGTGACCAAGCTTGATAAAATTTATACAAATTCTATAGGTATAGAGTTTGAACAAGTAGAAAATGTAGAAGAAAAAACCTGGTTATATAATAAGCTAGAACACGATGTTACCTTTTCTTCTGAAGACAAAAAAACTATCTTAAATGATTTAGTAGAAGTAGAAGGGTTTGAACAATATCTACATATAAAATTCCCTGGAGCTAAGCGTTTTTCCATTGAGGGTGGTGATGCTTCTATAGTCGCCATGAGTAAAGCTATAGATTTATCTATGCATCAAGGTGTTGAAGAAGTTGTCATCGGTATGGCACATCGAGGGAGGTTAAACACCCTGACTAAAGTAGTTGGCAAACCATATAAAGCCGTTATTGCAGACTTCATAAGCGGCAACACATTTCCTGATGAGCTAAATGTTTCAGGCGATGTAAAATATCACTTAGGCTATTCCTCGGATAGAGTCATAGGGGATAAGAAAATACATTTATCATTAGCCGATAATCCATCGCATTTAGAGGCAGTAAACCCTATAGTTGCAGGAAAAGTAAGAGCAAAGCAAGATATACTTAAAGATACTAAACGTAATAAAGTCAAAGCTATTTTAGTGCATGGTGACGCTGCTTTTTGCGGTCAAGGTGTAGTAGCAGAGAGTCTAGCAATGTCACCTTTAGCCGCTTATGATATCGGCGGGATATTACATTTTGTCATTAATAATCAGCTAGGTTTTACAGCAAATGCTACGGATATTAGAGCGAGTAGATATTCTACAGAGTTCGCTAAAATAATAGCTGCTCCAATTTTACACGTTAACGGTGACGATATAGAGGCAGTGTTAAAAGCAACTAATATTGCTGTAGAATATAGGCAGAAATTTGGTAAAGATGTTGTAGTAGAAATTGTTTGTTACCGAAAATACGGGCATAATGAGGGTGACGAACCGATGTATACACAAGGCAAGATGTATAACATTATTAAAAGAAAACCTACCCCTGGAAATATTTATGCAAATAAGTTAGTAAAAAGTGGTATAATTGATAATAATTATTTTCCTAAATTAAAAGAAGAATTTAAAGCAAAGCTAGATAATGAATATGAGCAGGCTAAAAGTTATAAACACGAAGCTCATTTCTTAGGCGGTTTATGGCAAGGCATTTCTCGTACTCTCAAATCTACTGCAGTAACAGGTATAAATAAAGAAATATTACAAGATTTAGGAAGTAAACTATGCGAAATACCGAAAAATTTTGCTGTTAATCCAAAACTTGTAAAATTATTTGATAATAGAAAGGCTAGTTTAACTATAGACCAGACTATTGACTGGGCGACGGCAGAGCAGTTAGCTTTCGCAACGCTGCTTAATACAGGAACTTATATAAGATTAACAGGACAGGATTCAGGACGCGGTACTTTCTCGCATCGTCATTCGGTATTGCATCACCAAATTGACGATACTACCTATATACCTTTAAATAATTTATCGGAAAAGCAAGCAAAATATGAGGTAACCAATAGTAATTTATCTGAATATGCAGCGCTTGGTTTTGAATACGGTTATTCTTTAGTAAATCCTAAAAACCTGATTTTGTGGGAGGCACAATTCGGCGATTTTGCTAATGGAGCTCAAATTATTTTTGATCAGTTTATTTCAAGCAGTGAAACTAAATGGCTTTGTATGAGCGGGCTTGTGGTTTTGTTACCTCATGCATTTGAGGGACAAGGACCAGAGCATAGCTCGGCAAGGCTTGAGAGATTTTTACAATTAGCTGCAGCAGATAACATGTATGTTACATATCCTACTACTCCTGCTTCAATTTTTCATCTGCTACGTCGCCAAATACTCGATGATACCCGCAAACCATTAATTGTAATGTCACCGAAATCATTATTACGTCATAAATATGCTGTATCTAAACTTGATGAGATAGGTGAAAATACTACTTTCTTACCAGTTTTAGATGAAGTAAATAAAGTAGATGCAAACAATATTACAAAAGTAATTTTATGTAGTGGCAAGGTATATTATGATTTGTTGGAAATGCGTGGGAATAATAGTAATATAGCGATTATTAGGTTAGAACAATTATATCCTTTTGAAAAAAAGGTTGTAGCATCATTATTAAAAAAATATAATAGGACACAGGAATTTATTTGGTGTCAGGAAGAACCGAAAAATATGGGAGCCTGGCTTTATATAGTTTCTCATTTAAACGATGCTTTAAAAGAAGCTGGAATTAATAACGAATTTAAATATGTAGGTAGAGAGGAATCAGCCTCCCCTGCAGTAGGTTCGCTGCAAGTACATAATAAACAGCAAGAAAAATTGCTAAAAGCAGCTATAAAGGTTTGA
- a CDS encoding carboxypeptidase M32 gives MNNYTKLENEFSNISHFNNILSILYWDIAVNMPIGSGESRSNEIVTLTSHVHAMLKSPILQELLSKAKEESKNLNYWQNANIREIERKVKDANCVDEQLQKKLVAATNKAELVWREARKNNDYNLFKPHLQKVLYYTKEIAKARADVFNCRLYDSLIDMYDPSRQSSEIKQVFSVLKKALRVLINKVLEKQNSTKELVKNIRLDPEIQKCIGKRIIEIMQFDLKKGRLDESLHPFCGGTPNDIRLTTRYDKDNFISGLMGIIHETGHALYEQNLPEMYKGQPVGLAKGIAFHESQSLFMEMQIGRSREFTEFLAKLLHNEFNIKGKEYSAENLYRKITRVMPDFIRVDADELTYPMHVILRFEIEELLINGDLNLDELPNFWDSKMEEYLGIKPSSFSNGCLQDIHWSHGSFGYFPAYTNGAIIASMVMKKVQEIHPNIKEDILKGDFSNLNNYLNKNFRNLGSLKNSTDLLKSVSGEDKINPEGYIKYLERKYL, from the coding sequence ATGAACAACTACACAAAATTAGAAAATGAATTTTCAAACATCTCTCATTTTAATAATATTCTAAGCATATTATACTGGGATATTGCTGTGAATATGCCTATAGGTTCAGGTGAGAGTCGCAGCAACGAAATAGTAACTTTAACGTCGCATGTTCATGCAATGCTCAAATCTCCTATCCTACAAGAGCTACTTAGCAAGGCAAAAGAAGAATCAAAAAACCTTAACTATTGGCAAAATGCTAATATTAGAGAGATTGAGAGAAAGGTAAAAGATGCAAATTGTGTTGATGAGCAACTACAAAAGAAGTTAGTCGCTGCTACTAATAAAGCAGAACTTGTTTGGCGAGAAGCAAGAAAAAACAATGACTATAATTTATTCAAACCGCACTTACAAAAAGTTTTATATTATACGAAAGAAATAGCAAAAGCACGAGCAGATGTTTTTAATTGCAGATTATATGACTCATTAATAGATATGTATGATCCAAGCAGGCAAAGTAGCGAGATCAAGCAAGTTTTTTCAGTACTTAAAAAAGCACTTCGGGTACTTATAAATAAAGTTTTAGAAAAGCAAAATAGTACAAAAGAATTAGTAAAGAATATTAGACTAGATCCTGAGATACAAAAGTGTATCGGAAAACGCATTATAGAAATTATGCAGTTTGATCTGAAAAAAGGACGACTTGACGAATCACTTCATCCTTTTTGCGGTGGCACACCAAACGATATACGTTTAACTACTAGGTATGATAAAGACAATTTCATAAGCGGTTTAATGGGGATTATTCATGAAACAGGTCATGCTTTATATGAGCAGAATCTACCAGAAATGTATAAAGGACAACCGGTAGGACTTGCTAAAGGTATAGCTTTTCATGAAAGCCAGTCTTTATTTATGGAGATGCAAATAGGTAGATCAAGAGAATTTACAGAATTTTTAGCCAAATTACTGCACAATGAATTTAATATAAAAGGCAAAGAATATTCAGCAGAAAATTTATATAGAAAAATTACAAGAGTTATGCCTGATTTTATAAGAGTGGATGCAGATGAACTAACTTATCCAATGCATGTAATATTACGTTTCGAGATTGAAGAACTGCTAATCAATGGTGATTTAAACCTTGATGAGTTACCAAACTTTTGGGACAGTAAGATGGAAGAATATTTAGGTATTAAACCGTCAAGTTTCAGTAACGGCTGTCTCCAAGACATTCATTGGTCACACGGAAGTTTCGGTTACTTTCCCGCCTATACAAATGGTGCAATTATTGCTTCAATGGTGATGAAAAAAGTACAAGAGATACACCCAAATATAAAAGAGGATATATTAAAGGGTGATTTTAGTAATCTAAATAATTATCTAAATAAGAATTTTAGAAATCTCGGTTCGTTAAAAAATTCAACCGATTTATTAAAAAGTGTTAGCGGTGAGGACAAGATAAACCCTGAAGGGTATATCAAGTATTTAGAGAGGAAGTATTTATAG